From the genome of Nicotiana sylvestris chromosome 1, ASM39365v2, whole genome shotgun sequence:
ttccAGCTTAATGATATTGTGGCGGAGCGGAATGACTGCATTTAAGCTGTTCTTCATCGTATGTGGCTCTTCCCAGAATGCTGATCTTGAAATGCCAGCAATGCATGCATATTTAAGTTTTCAAGTCAAGCTATGCAAAGCATCGAGCTTTACAGAGCGGGAAAATACAAATTTTTATTGCAAAATAATAAACAATAGTTGGAACGAGAAAAGCAACTTAAACTACCACACACTATAGGAAATAAAGAATATAAGAATCCACAGAAACCAACTTTGAGTGTTTACTGTGCGATGGTACGCAAACAGTTCCAGGTATATCAACTACAGAACAGCTGTTATAAACAAAATATATGAATTCCTCATACTTTAAAGATTACTATGCATCATCGTCAAATGTCACAATCTAGGAGCACTATGAAGAATATGGTCAATAAATCCTTCTCCAATTACTCAACAAAACCCTGATAAAGTGCACACAGTCGATATTGAACAACAAAAGGTTTCTTTTGGGGATTGTACACAAAACTAATCTGCATTAATGGGCTGGTGCTGCACCACTAGTTCCCAATCCCATCTTCTTCCCTAGTAGTGCAAGCTGCTCAATGAACTCACCTCCTGAAAGAATTTCTGTCGTCCCATATATGACATGCTTAACTGGCTGCTGACGACTGGCAAGCTCTTGTAAGCTTCCATACTCCACATAGTTACCACCACCTATCATGAAGACAATAGCTTCTTTAAATGGTCCTTTCAGATGACTGCTACTCATCCCGGAGCTTGATTTAGGTGCACGAGGATCAAAAACAAGATAAGAATCAATCTCGGGGTTGGGTTTCCCCTCCATTAGTGCTTCTACTGTTCTTGACAAAGCCAATTGATGATCACTGGATAATAGGTTTTTCACACCTGCAGTTACAGCACTGATTGACTGCCCATATAGTTTTTCAGCCCAATCGACGATGTTGCTCCTACTTGCAGAATTTGCTGATGCTAAAGAGACATTcaatgattttatcttctttacATACTGAAATGCAGTGGTATCGACCTCAGACTCCCTAAGTGCTGTTTCAATCATTTCAACTTCTGATTGAGGTAAGGTTTCAGTCGAGATAAGATACATGATAGCAAACCGCAGCTTATCCACCTTAGTCCCTTTTCCCCTGAGAGCTCCAATGAGCTCACTGCGATCAATGGCACCTCTTACCATCATATCACTCTCGTTTTTGGCATATGAATCAAGGGACCTCTCCTTGATCTCGCCTAACAATACAGTAGCAATATTTGTGTGCTTATCAATGACTTGCTTTCTCTCTGTCAACTCAGGCAGGGAATTTACAGCATTCATCAAGTGCTTGGTATTTCCAATCAAGTCTGTCCCATCAAACTCAGCCCCTGCGTTCCCACCAGTTCTTTTATTTACCTCCTCAACATCCTTCTTGTACTTGTTCAACTGAGACTCTATCTCCACAGCAACCTCTGGAAACTCCAATGACCAATTTGCCGTCCAGAATGGATCAGATCTGTCCAACTCATATGATTTCATCCCACCTTTCTCTCCCTGCACACTCAACCTGTTCAAT
Proteins encoded in this window:
- the LOC104243445 gene encoding SEC1 family transport protein SLY1-like; the protein is MALNLRQKQTECITRMLNLNQPVNAGGTANEEVYKILIYDRFCQDILSPLIHVKDLRKHGVTLYFLIDKDRKPVHDVPAVYFVQPTHPNIQRIVADASKSLYDSFHLNFSSSIPRPLLEDLASGTINSESIERISKVHDQYLEFVTLEDNLFSLAYKNCYLQLNDPSAGDKEIEEIIEKIVSGLFCVLATLSVVPIIRCPRGGPAEMVASLLDQRLRDHLLAKNNLFSEGGNFTSSFQRPILCLFDRNFELSVAIQHDFRYRPLVHDVLGLRLNRLSVQGEKGGMKSYELDRSDPFWTANWSLEFPEVAVEIESQLNKYKKDVEEVNKRTGGNAGAEFDGTDLIGNTKHLMNAVNSLPELTERKQVIDKHTNIATVLLGEIKERSLDSYAKNESDMMVRGAIDRSELIGALRGKGTKVDKLRFAIMYLISTETLPQSEVEMIETALRESEVDTTAFQYVKKIKSLNVSLASANSASRSNIVDWAEKLYGQSISAVTAGVKNLLSSDHQLALSRTVEALMEGKPNPEIDSYLVFDPRAPKSSSGMSSSHLKGPFKEAIVFMIGGGNYVEYGSLQELASRQQPVKHVIYGTTEILSGGEFIEQLALLGKKMGLGTSGAAPAH